A genomic region of Micromonospora sp. NBC_01796 contains the following coding sequences:
- a CDS encoding MFS transporter has product MRAILRRPDFRLLFGGLVASMVAESILLLALAIWVKDLTGSDGMAGATIFAIVAPMGLAPLVGWMVDRFRRRVFFIAVNLGTAALLTPLYAVRDRDDVWIIYGVSALYGLSYVALSATLIGLIKEIVPGDLLAEANGALQTVKQGLRLVGPLAGAALYAGVGGWALATLGGLGFLTAAAAVSRMRVREDAPAPRQPGWLAEIGAGVRHMFDDLALRRGVSGTAMTMLVLGFSESLIFAYVDRGLGQPPAFVGVLLTVQGIGGLLGGLSSATIVGRLGEVGALATGVAIFAPAVLALVQPNLLLGFVAMVMAGFALPLVIVSLNTLTQRRTPVPLVGRVAAASEALISGPQSLSIGLGAVLVGVVDYRLLFALMAVAMLAVARFLWLGRHLSPPTPLPPPPPLPLPPIPTYPPNPDPTPAVTPR; this is encoded by the coding sequence ATGCGTGCCATCCTCCGCCGCCCCGACTTCCGCCTCCTCTTCGGAGGGCTCGTCGCCAGCATGGTCGCCGAGTCGATCCTGCTCCTGGCTCTCGCCATCTGGGTCAAGGACCTGACCGGTTCCGACGGGATGGCCGGGGCGACCATCTTCGCGATCGTCGCGCCGATGGGGCTCGCGCCGCTGGTCGGTTGGATGGTGGACCGGTTCCGCCGACGGGTGTTCTTCATCGCCGTCAACCTGGGCACCGCGGCGCTGCTCACCCCGCTCTACGCGGTCCGGGACCGGGACGACGTGTGGATCATCTACGGGGTGAGCGCCCTCTACGGGCTCTCCTACGTCGCGCTCAGTGCGACCCTGATCGGCTTGATCAAGGAGATCGTCCCGGGTGACCTGCTGGCCGAGGCGAACGGTGCGCTCCAGACGGTCAAACAGGGACTGCGGCTGGTCGGCCCGCTGGCCGGAGCGGCCCTCTACGCGGGCGTCGGCGGCTGGGCCCTGGCCACGCTCGGCGGGCTGGGTTTCCTCACCGCGGCCGCCGCGGTCAGCCGGATGCGGGTACGCGAGGACGCACCCGCCCCGCGGCAGCCGGGGTGGCTGGCCGAGATCGGAGCCGGCGTACGGCACATGTTCGACGACCTGGCGCTGCGGCGGGGGGTGTCCGGGACCGCGATGACCATGCTGGTGCTGGGCTTCAGCGAGTCGCTGATCTTCGCCTACGTCGATCGGGGGCTCGGCCAACCGCCGGCCTTCGTCGGCGTACTGCTCACCGTGCAGGGGATCGGTGGGCTGCTCGGCGGCCTGTCGTCGGCGACGATCGTCGGCCGGCTGGGCGAGGTCGGTGCGCTGGCCACCGGGGTGGCGATCTTCGCGCCGGCGGTGCTCGCCCTGGTCCAGCCGAATCTCCTGCTCGGGTTCGTGGCGATGGTGATGGCCGGCTTCGCCCTGCCGCTGGTGATCGTCTCGCTCAACACGCTGACCCAGCGACGTACGCCGGTGCCGCTGGTCGGCCGGGTCGCGGCGGCGTCAGAGGCGCTGATCAGCGGCCCGCAGTCGCTGTCCATCGGGCTCGGTGCGGTCCTGGTCGGGGTGGTCGACTACCGCCTGCTCTTCGCCCTGATGGCGGTCGCCATGCTCGCCGTGGCCCGCTTCCTCTGGCTGGGCCGCCACCTCTCACCCCCCACCCCGCTCCCGCCCCCGCCCCCTCTCCCTCTCCCGCCGATCCCCACCTACCCACCCAACCCGGACCCCACCCCCGCTGTCACGCCTCGTTGA
- a CDS encoding mycoredoxin, with product MLTMYSTSWCGYCHRLKSQFDREGIAYQVVDIEQDPKAAEYVMSVNSGNATVPTILFPDGTALTNPSITQVKTHLSTPTTA from the coding sequence ATGCTGACCATGTACTCGACGTCCTGGTGCGGCTACTGCCACCGGCTCAAGTCCCAGTTCGATCGGGAGGGGATCGCCTACCAGGTGGTCGACATCGAGCAGGACCCGAAGGCGGCCGAGTACGTGATGAGCGTCAACAGCGGCAACGCCACCGTCCCCACCATCCTCTTCCCCGACGGCACCGCCCTGACCAACCCCTCCATAACCCAGGTCAAAACCCACCTCTCCACCCCCACCACCGCCTAA
- a CDS encoding ATP-dependent DNA helicase UvrD2, with translation MAVDSSAERVLAGLDPEQRAAVTAPAGPVCILAGAGTGKTRAITHRIAHRALTGEIAARHVLAVTFTARAAAEMRARLTALGVGGVQARTFHAAALRQVRYFAPRLLEGRPMPELLDSKVRLVTLAAARSGLRTDRAAARDLAGEIEWAKSSLVEPAEYVVAAAKALRETPHDPARVAEVFAAYEQVKRANGVIDFEDMLRAAVWGIEEHPDVGEQVRAQYRHFVVDEYQDVNPLQQRLLDAWLGGRDDLTVVGDASQTIYSFTGATSAYLVDFPRRRRDAVVVRLVRDYRSTPQVVGLANAVIRQARGTEAQLRLELVGQRSPGPEPDLRIFPDEPAEAAAVAARCRQLIASGTPAREIAVLFRTNAQSEAYEKALAEAEVPYLVQGAERFFERTEVRQAMIALRSAVRSTPAETPLVEAVVDALSAVGWAREQPPPGGAARERWEALAALVQLAEEYARTPNLLPIGDAAAATARSGLASPAVASDPVGWVERAVSLADFCTELQRRATQQHVPTVDGVTLASLHSAKGLEWDAVFLVGLADGTLPTTYAKTVEQVEEERRLLYVGVTRAREWLWLSYASARSPGGRPRRPSRFLPQLDRSGGERAASPTGAVAGRKPDPRRNRVISCRICGATLLAGVDRKLGRCSDCPSDLDDELYARLLDWRSRVARAQKVPAYVVFTDATLTALAERRPGAVDGLLAIAGIGPRKLGLYGEAVLALVGGATVDELGPEKTSTIEP, from the coding sequence GTGGCGGTTGACTCAAGCGCGGAACGGGTGCTGGCCGGGCTGGATCCCGAGCAGCGCGCCGCGGTCACGGCGCCGGCCGGTCCGGTCTGCATCCTGGCCGGCGCGGGCACCGGCAAGACCAGGGCGATCACCCACCGGATCGCCCATCGTGCGCTCACCGGGGAGATCGCCGCCCGACATGTGCTCGCGGTCACCTTCACCGCCCGCGCCGCCGCCGAGATGCGTGCCCGGCTGACCGCGCTCGGGGTGGGCGGCGTACAGGCCCGCACCTTCCACGCGGCGGCACTGCGCCAGGTCCGCTACTTCGCGCCCCGGCTGCTGGAGGGTCGGCCTATGCCGGAACTGCTGGACAGCAAGGTACGGCTGGTCACCCTCGCCGCCGCACGATCCGGGCTGCGTACGGACCGGGCTGCCGCCCGGGACCTCGCCGGTGAGATCGAGTGGGCCAAGTCCTCGCTGGTCGAGCCGGCCGAGTACGTGGTGGCGGCGGCCAAGGCGCTGCGCGAGACACCGCACGACCCGGCTCGGGTGGCCGAGGTCTTCGCCGCGTACGAGCAGGTCAAGCGCGCCAACGGGGTGATCGACTTCGAGGACATGCTGCGCGCCGCGGTCTGGGGGATCGAGGAGCACCCGGACGTCGGGGAGCAGGTACGCGCCCAGTACCGGCACTTCGTGGTGGACGAGTACCAGGACGTCAACCCGTTGCAGCAGCGACTGCTGGACGCCTGGCTCGGCGGGCGGGACGACCTGACCGTGGTCGGCGACGCCAGCCAGACGATCTACTCGTTCACGGGTGCGACCTCGGCGTACCTGGTCGACTTTCCGCGTCGGCGGCGGGACGCGGTGGTGGTCCGGCTGGTCCGGGACTACCGCTCGACCCCGCAGGTGGTCGGACTCGCCAACGCGGTGATCCGGCAGGCCCGTGGCACCGAGGCGCAGCTCCGGCTGGAACTGGTCGGTCAGCGGTCCCCCGGACCCGAGCCCGATCTGCGGATCTTCCCCGACGAGCCGGCCGAGGCCGCCGCGGTGGCCGCCCGCTGCCGGCAGCTCATCGCCTCCGGTACGCCGGCCCGGGAGATCGCCGTCCTGTTCCGTACCAACGCGCAGTCGGAGGCGTACGAGAAGGCACTGGCCGAGGCCGAGGTGCCGTACCTCGTGCAGGGGGCCGAGCGGTTCTTCGAGCGGACCGAGGTGCGCCAGGCGATGATCGCGCTCCGCTCGGCGGTGCGCTCGACGCCGGCCGAGACCCCGTTGGTCGAGGCGGTCGTCGACGCGCTCTCCGCGGTCGGCTGGGCCCGCGAACAGCCCCCGCCCGGTGGGGCGGCACGGGAGCGCTGGGAGGCCCTGGCCGCGCTGGTCCAGCTCGCCGAGGAGTACGCGAGGACCCCGAACTTGCTGCCGATCGGTGACGCCGCGGCGGCGACCGCGAGGAGTGGGCTTGCGAGCCCCGCAGTCGCGAGCGACCCGGTCGGGTGGGTGGAACGGGCGGTGTCGTTGGCGGACTTCTGTACCGAGTTGCAGCGCCGGGCGACCCAGCAGCACGTACCGACCGTGGACGGGGTGACGCTGGCGTCGCTGCACTCGGCGAAGGGGCTGGAGTGGGACGCGGTGTTCCTGGTCGGGCTCGCCGACGGCACCCTGCCGACCACGTACGCGAAGACGGTCGAGCAGGTGGAGGAGGAGCGGCGGCTGCTCTACGTCGGGGTGACCCGGGCCAGGGAGTGGCTCTGGCTCTCGTACGCCTCGGCCCGCTCGCCCGGTGGTCGGCCCCGGCGCCCGTCCCGGTTCCTGCCGCAGCTCGACCGCTCCGGCGGCGAGCGGGCGGCGAGCCCGACCGGTGCGGTCGCCGGTCGGAAACCCGACCCGCGACGGAACCGGGTCATCTCCTGCCGCATCTGCGGGGCCACCCTGCTCGCCGGGGTGGACCGCAAGTTGGGGCGCTGCTCGGACTGCCCGTCGGATCTCGACGACGAGTTGTACGCCCGCCTGCTCGACTGGCGTTCACGGGTCGCCCGTGCCCAGAAAGTCCCTGCGTACGTGGTGTTCACCGACGCCACCCTGACCGCGCTGGCGGAACGCCGTCCGGGTGCCGTCGACGGGCTCCTGGCGATCGCCGGAATCGGCCCCCGCAAGCTCGGCCTGTACGGCGAGGCGGTGCTCGCTCTGGTGGGCGGCGCGACAGTGGACGAGTTGGGCCCGGAAAAAACTTCGACAATCGAGCCGTAA
- a CDS encoding WhiB family transcriptional regulator, with protein sequence MSLALAPLDLTVELEANLPCRKFDPDLWFADSPTELELAKSLCGDCPLRVECLSGAVDRAEPWGVWGGEIFERGAVVPRKRPRGRPRKEDVARDVMLRVEAEARLAADGLSESRGAVRLAA encoded by the coding sequence ATGAGTCTGGCGTTGGCTCCACTTGACCTGACCGTTGAGCTGGAGGCGAATCTGCCCTGCCGGAAGTTCGACCCCGACCTGTGGTTCGCCGACTCGCCCACCGAGCTGGAACTGGCAAAGTCGCTCTGCGGGGACTGCCCGCTGCGCGTCGAGTGCCTCTCCGGTGCGGTGGACCGAGCGGAGCCGTGGGGCGTCTGGGGCGGCGAGATCTTCGAGCGTGGCGCGGTTGTTCCGCGCAAGCGGCCCCGTGGCCGTCCGCGCAAGGAGGACGTCGCGCGTGACGTGATGCTGCGGGTCGAGGCCGAGGCGCGGTTGGCGGCCGATGGGCTGTCCGAGTCGCGCGGCGCTGTCCGGTTGGCGGCCTGA
- a CDS encoding ABC1 kinase family protein codes for MTDIPRRAVSRTAKLAALPLGFAGRTVLGVGKRVTGLASEVISAEIQQRTAEQLFSVLGQLKGGAMKFGQALSVFEAALPEEIAAPYRQALTKLQESAPPLPVASVHKVLAEQLGPDWRSYFLEFDDKPAAAASIGQVHRAIWNGPPVVPAGTRRRGTKAKAAATGRPVAVKVQYPGAGDALLADLKQLSRLGSMFRAIQPGLDIKPLLAELRDRISEELDYELEAESQRAFAAAYAGDSEIFVPEVVAASPRVLVTDWVEGIPMSQIIASGTEEQRNQAGRHLATLHFSAPGRAGLLHADPHPGNFRLLPDGRLGVIDFGAVARLPGGHPEPVGRLVRLALAGEAEAVVAGLRGEGFIKPTEVIDAEAVLDFIMPVLEPLSVDEFRFTRAWLRVEAGRLTNPRSPAYQLSRQLNLPPSYLLIHRVTLGSIGILSQLEAKAPYRAIVERWLPGFAPPASTAEND; via the coding sequence GTGACCGACATCCCACGCCGGGCCGTCTCCCGGACCGCCAAGCTAGCCGCCCTGCCGCTCGGCTTCGCCGGTCGGACCGTGCTCGGCGTCGGTAAGCGGGTCACCGGCCTCGCCTCGGAGGTGATCTCGGCCGAGATCCAGCAACGTACGGCCGAACAACTCTTCAGCGTCCTCGGGCAGCTCAAGGGCGGCGCGATGAAGTTCGGCCAGGCGCTCTCGGTGTTCGAGGCCGCGCTGCCGGAGGAGATCGCCGCGCCGTACCGGCAGGCGCTGACCAAGCTCCAGGAGTCGGCTCCGCCGCTGCCGGTGGCGAGCGTGCACAAGGTCCTGGCCGAACAGCTCGGACCGGACTGGCGGTCGTACTTCCTGGAGTTCGACGACAAACCGGCCGCGGCGGCGAGTATCGGGCAGGTGCACCGGGCCATCTGGAACGGGCCGCCGGTCGTACCGGCCGGCACCCGGCGGCGCGGCACCAAGGCCAAGGCCGCCGCGACCGGTCGACCGGTCGCGGTGAAGGTGCAGTACCCCGGTGCCGGCGACGCCCTGCTCGCCGACCTCAAGCAGCTCTCCCGGCTCGGCAGCATGTTCCGGGCCATCCAGCCCGGACTGGACATCAAGCCGCTCCTCGCCGAGCTGCGCGACCGGATCAGCGAGGAACTCGACTACGAACTGGAGGCGGAGTCGCAACGGGCCTTCGCCGCCGCGTACGCCGGTGACTCGGAGATCTTCGTGCCGGAGGTGGTCGCGGCGAGCCCCCGGGTGCTGGTCACCGACTGGGTCGAGGGCATCCCGATGTCCCAGATCATCGCCTCCGGCACCGAGGAACAGCGCAACCAGGCCGGGCGGCACCTGGCCACCCTGCACTTCTCCGCGCCCGGTCGGGCCGGGCTGCTGCACGCCGACCCGCACCCGGGCAACTTCCGGCTGCTGCCGGACGGCCGGCTCGGCGTGATCGACTTCGGCGCGGTGGCCCGGCTGCCGGGCGGGCACCCCGAGCCCGTCGGCCGGCTGGTCCGGTTGGCCCTCGCCGGGGAGGCCGAGGCCGTGGTCGCGGGCCTGCGCGGCGAAGGCTTCATCAAACCGACCGAGGTGATCGACGCCGAGGCCGTGCTCGACTTCATCATGCCGGTGCTCGAACCGCTCTCGGTGGACGAGTTCCGCTTCACCCGCGCCTGGCTGCGGGTCGAGGCCGGACGGCTGACCAACCCGAGGTCACCGGCGTACCAGTTGAGCCGGCAGCTCAACCTCCCGCCGTCGTACCTGCTGATCCACCGGGTCACCCTCGGCTCCATCGGGATCCTCAGCCAGTTGGAGGCGAAGGCACCGTACCGGGCCATCGTGGAACGCTGGCTGCCCGGTTTCGCCCCGCCTGCCAGCACGGCGGAAAACGACTAG
- a CDS encoding ThiF family adenylyltransferase, with translation MTRTTLPRPTLLPGLARLWRDRHTLQLGLDPSRAVLLEVANPGAARLLDLLDGTRSERAILDQAVRLQVSRDDARTLIDTLRAAGLVVGAHTLLPADLPEPARRRLSSEAAAIALRGPDATATPAQLLRRRRAARVVVTGRGRLGGPIAVALAQAGVGHVHPDLDGRVEADDVTGTGPAATDVHRPRAEAVADAITRAAPGTETRPVRRGHASLVIQLGADRPASLLAAGYAQRRQAHLLLSLHDGVPVVGPLVRATGAPCLNCRDLHRRDRDPGWPELAAQLAADPALQACSTPTLIAAVGYAAGEVLAFLDGGVPETIGAAVEIRTPGRFRRRTWPPHPDCGCGTRRRKPRSPAV, from the coding sequence ATGACACGTACCACGCTCCCCCGGCCCACCCTCCTTCCCGGCCTGGCCAGGCTCTGGCGCGACCGGCACACCCTGCAACTCGGCCTCGATCCCAGCCGCGCCGTCCTGCTCGAAGTGGCCAACCCCGGTGCCGCCCGACTGCTCGACCTGCTCGACGGCACCCGCAGCGAACGGGCAATCCTGGACCAGGCCGTACGACTCCAGGTCAGCCGCGACGACGCCCGTACGCTGATCGACACCCTGCGCGCCGCGGGCCTGGTCGTCGGGGCACACACCCTCCTCCCGGCGGACCTGCCCGAGCCGGCCCGGCGACGGCTCTCCAGCGAGGCGGCGGCGATCGCCCTGCGCGGCCCGGACGCCACCGCCACCCCCGCCCAACTGCTGCGTCGGCGTCGCGCCGCGCGGGTCGTGGTGACCGGCCGGGGCCGGCTCGGCGGCCCGATCGCGGTCGCCCTCGCCCAGGCCGGCGTCGGCCACGTGCACCCCGACCTCGACGGTCGGGTCGAGGCCGACGACGTGACCGGTACCGGGCCGGCCGCCACGGACGTGCACCGGCCCAGGGCCGAGGCGGTCGCCGACGCCATCACCCGCGCCGCTCCCGGCACCGAGACCCGACCGGTCCGGCGCGGCCACGCCAGCCTGGTGATCCAGCTCGGCGCCGACCGCCCGGCCAGCCTGCTCGCCGCCGGGTACGCCCAACGCCGGCAGGCGCACCTGCTGCTGAGCCTGCACGACGGCGTACCCGTGGTCGGGCCACTGGTCCGGGCGACCGGTGCCCCCTGCCTCAACTGCCGCGACCTGCACCGGCGCGACCGCGACCCGGGCTGGCCGGAACTCGCGGCACAGCTCGCCGCCGACCCCGCGCTCCAGGCATGCAGCACACCCACCCTGATCGCGGCGGTCGGCTACGCGGCCGGCGAGGTCCTCGCCTTCCTCGACGGCGGCGTGCCGGAGACGATCGGTGCGGCGGTGGAGATCCGGACACCGGGGCGGTTCCGGCGCCGGACCTGGCCCCCGCACCCCGACTGCGGGTGCGGCACCCGCCGCCGGAAACCACGGTCCCCGGCGGTGTAG
- a CDS encoding DUF5679 domain-containing protein, translating to MAEKAQTYNGYCVKCKEKRDFEGNVEVSKTGMNMAKGKCPVCGTTVNRILGKAKV from the coding sequence GTGGCCGAAAAGGCCCAGACCTACAACGGTTACTGCGTGAAGTGCAAGGAAAAGCGCGATTTCGAGGGCAACGTCGAGGTGTCCAAGACGGGCATGAACATGGCCAAGGGCAAGTGTCCCGTCTGCGGCACCACGGTCAACCGGATCCTGGGCAAGGCCAAGGTCTGA
- a CDS encoding M48 metallopeptidase family protein: protein MAVARKPVVEVRRSERRRRTVSAYRDGERVVVLIPDQFSRAEESEWVDKMLARLAAREERTGRSDDDLLLRSQRLIDRYLAEHGRAAIPASVRWVTNQNGRWGSCTPADRTIRISHRIQEMPDWVIDYVLLHELTHLVVPSHNARFWALVGRYPKAERARGYLEGVAAAAGVNLTD, encoded by the coding sequence ATGGCTGTGGCGCGCAAGCCGGTCGTCGAGGTACGGCGCAGTGAGCGCCGGCGCCGGACGGTGTCCGCGTACCGGGACGGCGAGCGGGTCGTGGTGCTCATCCCGGACCAGTTCTCCCGCGCCGAGGAGAGCGAGTGGGTCGACAAGATGCTCGCCCGGCTGGCCGCCAGGGAGGAGCGCACCGGTCGCTCCGACGACGACCTCCTGCTGCGGTCGCAGCGGCTGATCGACCGCTACCTCGCCGAACACGGGCGGGCCGCGATCCCGGCGAGCGTGCGTTGGGTGACCAACCAGAACGGGCGGTGGGGCTCGTGCACGCCCGCCGACCGGACCATCCGGATCTCGCACCGGATCCAGGAGATGCCCGACTGGGTGATCGACTACGTCCTGCTGCACGAGCTGACCCACCTCGTCGTACCGAGTCACAACGCCCGGTTCTGGGCGCTGGTGGGGCGCTATCCCAAGGCTGAGCGGGCCCGGGGATACCTGGAGGGGGTCGCGGCCGCCGCCGGGGTCAACCTCACCGACTGA
- a CDS encoding zinc-dependent metalloprotease has protein sequence MQQFMAQLQQLLAAPGSGPVNWDLARQVAASQLSSTGDPAVTPFERHAVEEALRLADLWLEPSSALPSGIQTSVAWNRNEWIFRTLDVWRKLCDPVAGRMVAAMGDLVPPEQRAQLGPMQSMVASLGGALFGGQLGQALGSLAAEVLSAGDIGLPLGPAGTAALVPANIREYGTGLELPEDEVRLYVALREAAHQRLFGHVPWLRGHVLTAVEMYAAGITVNREAIEEAMGRVDPTNPESLQELALEGIFTPEDTPSQKASLARLETALALVEGWVCHVVDNAAAERLPNVVKLGEAFRRRRAAGGPAEQTFAALVGLELRPRRLREAAALWAALTEHRGIAGRDAIWGHPDLLPSGEDFADPEGFARAQLDLDELDSFDFTQPGGPKGGDQGDNEGEGPEQPGDKNPS, from the coding sequence ATGCAGCAGTTCATGGCTCAGCTGCAACAGCTGCTCGCCGCACCGGGCAGCGGCCCGGTCAACTGGGACCTGGCCCGCCAGGTGGCGGCCAGCCAGCTCTCCTCGACCGGGGACCCGGCGGTCACCCCGTTCGAGCGACACGCCGTGGAGGAGGCCCTGCGCCTCGCCGACCTCTGGCTGGAGCCCAGCTCGGCGCTGCCCTCGGGCATCCAGACCTCGGTGGCGTGGAACCGGAACGAGTGGATCTTCCGGACCCTCGACGTGTGGCGCAAGCTCTGTGACCCGGTCGCCGGCCGGATGGTCGCGGCCATGGGTGACCTGGTGCCGCCGGAGCAGCGGGCCCAGCTCGGCCCGATGCAGTCGATGGTCGCCAGCCTCGGCGGTGCCCTCTTCGGCGGTCAGCTCGGCCAGGCGCTCGGCTCGCTCGCCGCCGAGGTCCTCTCGGCCGGGGACATCGGCCTGCCGCTCGGACCGGCCGGCACGGCCGCGCTGGTCCCGGCGAACATCCGGGAGTACGGCACCGGCCTGGAGTTGCCGGAGGACGAGGTACGCCTCTACGTGGCCCTGCGCGAGGCGGCCCACCAGCGCCTGTTCGGCCACGTGCCGTGGCTGCGCGGACACGTGCTCACCGCCGTGGAGATGTACGCCGCGGGCATCACGGTGAACCGGGAGGCGATCGAGGAGGCGATGGGTCGGGTCGATCCGACCAATCCCGAGTCGTTGCAGGAGCTGGCCCTGGAGGGGATCTTCACTCCGGAGGACACGCCGTCGCAGAAGGCGTCGCTGGCCCGGTTGGAGACCGCGTTGGCCCTGGTCGAGGGCTGGGTCTGCCATGTCGTGGACAACGCCGCCGCAGAGCGGCTGCCGAACGTGGTCAAGCTCGGTGAGGCGTTCCGGCGGCGCCGGGCGGCCGGTGGGCCGGCCGAGCAGACCTTCGCCGCCCTGGTCGGGCTGGAGCTGCGCCCGCGCCGGTTGCGGGAGGCGGCGGCGCTCTGGGCGGCGCTGACCGAGCACCGGGGCATCGCCGGCCGGGACGCCATCTGGGGACACCCGGACCTGCTGCCCTCGGGTGAGGACTTCGCCGACCCGGAGGGCTTCGCCCGCGCCCAGCTCGACCTCGACGAGTTGGACAGCTTCGACTTCACCCAGCCCGGCGGGCCCAAGGGCGGCGACCAGGGCGACAACGAGGGCGAGGGCCCGGAGCAGCCCGGGGACAAGAACCCCTCCTGA
- a CDS encoding YlbL family protein: protein MRRRGVTVLLGALLTALLSLGVIGAPIPYVVLGPGPTVNTLGTEDGKEVIQVTGRETSTSAGQLRLTTVGVQPDVRLLSAISGWLSDSEAVVPRELIYPPGQTQQQVDERNAEDFTASQTSAETAALRELGFPVQVAVKVVTAGGPSVDRLKVDDVITSVNGEPVPTATRLTELVRAHPAGTALTVGFVRGGTPGTTTVTTTAASGQPPRIGVEIEQRQPHPFELKIDLGDIGGPSAGLMFTLGIIDKLTPEDLTGGKIIAGTGTIDDEGNVGPIGGIPQKLVGAKQAGAVSFLVPADNCEEAARNPQPGLPLYRIATLKDALNALNLLRTGGQPPRC from the coding sequence ATGAGACGTCGCGGGGTCACAGTCCTGCTCGGTGCGCTGCTCACCGCCCTGCTCAGCCTCGGCGTGATCGGAGCACCCATCCCGTACGTGGTGCTCGGCCCCGGACCGACGGTCAACACGCTGGGCACCGAGGACGGCAAGGAGGTGATCCAGGTGACCGGCCGGGAGACCTCCACCTCGGCCGGGCAGTTGCGGCTGACCACGGTCGGTGTGCAGCCCGACGTACGGCTGCTGTCGGCCATCTCCGGTTGGCTGTCCGACTCCGAGGCCGTGGTGCCGCGCGAGTTGATCTACCCGCCGGGGCAGACCCAGCAGCAGGTCGACGAGCGCAACGCCGAGGACTTCACCGCGTCCCAGACCAGTGCCGAGACCGCCGCGCTGCGGGAGCTGGGCTTCCCGGTGCAGGTCGCGGTCAAGGTCGTCACCGCGGGCGGCCCGTCGGTGGACCGGCTCAAGGTCGACGACGTGATCACCTCGGTCAACGGTGAGCCGGTGCCCACCGCGACCAGGCTCACCGAGCTGGTCCGGGCCCATCCGGCCGGCACCGCCCTCACCGTCGGGTTCGTACGCGGCGGCACGCCCGGCACCACCACGGTCACCACCACCGCGGCCAGCGGGCAGCCGCCCCGGATCGGGGTGGAGATCGAGCAGCGGCAGCCGCACCCGTTCGAGCTGAAGATCGACCTGGGCGACATCGGGGGACCGAGCGCCGGGCTCATGTTCACCCTCGGCATCATCGACAAGCTGACCCCCGAGGACCTGACCGGCGGGAAGATCATCGCGGGTACCGGGACCATCGACGACGAGGGCAACGTCGGACCGATCGGCGGCATCCCGCAGAAGCTGGTCGGCGCCAAGCAGGCCGGCGCGGTGTCGTTCCTGGTGCCGGCGGACAACTGCGAGGAGGCGGCCCGCAACCCCCAACCGGGCCTGCCGCTGTACCGGATCGCCACCCTCAAGGACGCACTGAACGCGTTGAACCTGTTGCGCACCGGAGGCCAACCGCCACGCTGCTGA